A genomic window from Prosthecobacter debontii includes:
- a CDS encoding neutral/alkaline non-lysosomal ceramidase N-terminal domain-containing protein — translation MKHLLWCSLLAFALSPLCYSAEKPVLEAGAAAVDITPEEFPMNMPGGFNANMAQKAHDPFHARALVLSDGRTQLALMVVDNLGAGPDVLDEVKAAASAKTGIPVEKMLISSTHTHSGPSLNTRSEMASRYYQKFVHGASEAIIQAHAARQPAQVGMAAHPLPEEVFNRRWYVKEGKMPLNPFGRLDKVKTNPGTSPEVIERPAGPTDPDITILSIQDAKRKPLALFANYSLHYVGGAPAGEMSADYFGEFARLMPARVRGGEGFVAMMSNGTSGDINNIPFGVVRPPREPFEQIRIVAQKAADTAWLAHQKIGKHTPGLTLDMRQRSVTLKYRKPTAQQVAEAQAVLAVKDKNAIEQLPRLAQNYARNIVNAAENPEETVTVIVQAIRIGDYAICGIPFETFVEIGLDLKKRSPFAQTMVIGLANGRHGYLPTQEQHALGGYETWLGTNRVQEDAATLLTDQLLEMLKEMKEAE, via the coding sequence ATGAAACATCTCCTTTGGTGCAGTCTCCTGGCTTTTGCCCTATCGCCCCTCTGCTATTCCGCCGAGAAACCCGTGCTGGAAGCCGGTGCGGCGGCGGTGGACATCACCCCCGAGGAGTTTCCCATGAACATGCCGGGGGGATTCAATGCGAACATGGCCCAAAAAGCCCACGATCCCTTTCATGCTCGCGCCTTGGTCTTGAGCGATGGCCGAACTCAACTCGCCTTGATGGTGGTGGATAATCTGGGTGCGGGTCCCGATGTGCTGGATGAAGTCAAAGCCGCAGCCTCGGCGAAGACCGGCATCCCCGTGGAGAAGATGCTGATCAGCTCCACCCATACCCACAGCGGCCCCTCCCTGAATACCCGCAGCGAGATGGCTTCACGCTATTATCAAAAGTTCGTTCACGGTGCCTCCGAAGCCATCATCCAAGCTCACGCGGCACGACAGCCTGCTCAGGTAGGCATGGCCGCCCATCCCCTGCCCGAGGAGGTCTTCAACCGCCGCTGGTATGTCAAAGAGGGCAAAATGCCGCTGAATCCCTTTGGGCGCCTAGACAAGGTGAAAACCAATCCCGGCACCAGCCCTGAAGTCATCGAACGTCCCGCAGGCCCCACGGATCCCGACATCACCATCCTCTCCATTCAAGACGCCAAGCGGAAACCGCTCGCCCTTTTTGCCAACTACTCCCTGCACTATGTCGGTGGAGCACCTGCGGGTGAAATGTCCGCCGATTACTTCGGTGAATTTGCTCGGCTCATGCCCGCCCGTGTCCGCGGTGGCGAGGGTTTTGTCGCCATGATGTCCAACGGCACCTCCGGCGATATCAACAACATCCCCTTCGGCGTCGTGCGGCCTCCGCGCGAGCCCTTCGAGCAAATCCGCATCGTCGCTCAGAAAGCCGCCGACACCGCCTGGCTAGCCCATCAAAAGATCGGCAAACACACCCCAGGCCTGACGCTGGATATGCGCCAGCGATCCGTCACCCTGAAGTATCGGAAACCTACCGCCCAACAGGTGGCCGAAGCCCAGGCTGTACTCGCGGTTAAAGACAAAAACGCGATCGAGCAACTGCCTCGTTTGGCCCAGAACTATGCGCGTAACATCGTCAACGCGGCGGAGAATCCCGAAGAAACCGTCACCGTCATCGTACAGGCCATTCGCATCGGCGACTACGCCATCTGCGGCATCCCCTTTGAGACCTTCGTCGAAATCGGCCTCGATCTCAAAAAGCGCAGCCCCTTTGCCCAAACCATGGTCATCGGCCTAGCCAATGGAAGGCACGGTTACCTCCCCACTCAAGAACAGCATGCCCTCGGCGGATATGAAACCTGGTTAGGCACCAACCGCGTTCAGGAAGATGCCGCCACCCTCCTCACCGATCAGTTGCTGGAGATGCTGAAAGAGATGAAGGAAGCTGAGTGA
- a CDS encoding LysR family transcriptional regulator: protein MPSLELRPLRSFIAAAEDGNISRAAARLHLTQPALSRQIKGLEDEMGVPLLERGAHSFSLTPAGELLLREGKILIERADLLEQRVRATAKAQTIRIGYSPSLTAGILSPAMEAFTQVHPKARVELFDLTTNEMVDSLQKGSLDIALTVPPLKDIPDITWTTVQQQSWRVAMSRQHPLLGKKVLEPQDLNEQRLVVYSQKEYPDYWAAIGGWFRQQKINARIASECDGITSLISAVDAGLGIALVVEHTACLIPERVVLKTLKPQPEPVSIAAGMLDRLKHDKVLAVFVEELKRAGTMDLHLRHTKG, encoded by the coding sequence ATGCCTTCTTTGGAGCTTCGCCCCTTGCGTTCATTCATCGCCGCTGCCGAGGATGGCAACATCAGCCGTGCGGCGGCGCGTCTGCATCTTACTCAGCCGGCGCTCAGTCGCCAGATCAAGGGTTTGGAGGATGAAATGGGCGTGCCTCTGCTGGAGCGTGGAGCCCACTCCTTCAGCCTCACTCCGGCGGGTGAGCTGCTGCTACGGGAAGGCAAGATCTTGATTGAGCGTGCCGATCTGTTGGAACAGCGTGTGCGTGCCACCGCCAAGGCCCAGACGATACGCATTGGCTACTCGCCGTCACTCACCGCCGGTATCCTATCTCCAGCCATGGAAGCCTTCACTCAAGTGCACCCAAAAGCGCGCGTGGAGCTTTTCGATCTCACCACGAATGAGATGGTGGATTCCCTGCAAAAAGGGTCTCTCGACATTGCCTTGACCGTGCCGCCCCTGAAGGACATCCCCGATATCACCTGGACCACTGTGCAGCAGCAATCCTGGCGGGTCGCGATGTCGCGGCAGCATCCATTGTTAGGTAAAAAGGTACTGGAGCCTCAAGATCTCAATGAGCAACGGCTCGTGGTCTATAGCCAGAAGGAGTATCCCGATTACTGGGCTGCCATCGGCGGCTGGTTCCGCCAGCAAAAGATCAATGCTCGCATTGCCAGTGAATGTGATGGCATCACCAGTCTCATCTCCGCGGTGGATGCGGGCTTGGGCATCGCCCTCGTGGTGGAGCATACGGCCTGCCTCATTCCCGAGCGAGTGGTTTTGAAAACGCTGAAACCTCAGCCCGAGCCGGTGAGCATTGCGGCTGGAATGCTCGATCGTCTGAAGCATGACAAAGTCCTGGCGGTCTTTGTCGAGGAGTTGAAACGCGCAGGGACGATGGATCTGCACCTGCGACACACCAAAGGATAG
- a CDS encoding PVC-type heme-binding CxxCH protein: MFRLRLLPLLSLLLTAPSAFAARTGPPTMPEVPAEIAPAIEILQPGVKMTLLAEHPDLVTPTGIDVDAKDQIWLIACHTHFRPANYPGPAKDEILIFDAEGKNRRVFYNRTEATMNLLHGPDGWLYLAERSRILRVKDSDGDGMGDVEETLARLETVEDYPHNGLSGMAWHPDGGLVFSLGENFAKEWTLIGQDGTRLTGRGEGGIFRCAADGKGLRRIARGFWNPFGLRVTKAGEIFAAENDPGSRPPCRLLHIVEGADYGYQRTYGNAAVHPFVAWNGELRGTLGMVHPCGEGPCSILDLGGGVLIPSWSDHRLDYFPLTRQGAGYRAERIELLHGSDFFRPVGMARGPDGTLYLTDWVFSSYPIHGRGRLWKLEVDPKLATWIKPLTDPHNEATALAQKLRSGEETPELAQLMGWAKGSDPYIRDAALTALARSSKDWTPESVQAMPAEDQPWAVVALRQADFNDEKWARSLLGSTNPEVQFECLRWISDADMKSFAPDVEHLLTKPDLSYRLFEAALATWNTLRGEPEAGVTSPDVLAARVQDTASPPLIRSYALRLLPPTHKSLTISLLKELLALNQPRLTAEVAQCLAGRNAPEAYAVLAEIAANPALSLPPRLTAIAALSISPRPEDLDLVVKLAGDQEPAIQQEAQRALRFTTHDKLFALNPLRPPFSDTTAWLRLLDSLPGQADVEAGRRLFFHPKIGLCASCHRHTGRGNIVGPDLTFVAAQGDRTAILRSILEPQREVAPQFYPIQLKLADGSDFIGILLRSSDTEVYRDITGKERTFKKHEILSRTELKTSLMPPGLVASLTDAELRDLLAFLMTPAAQ, from the coding sequence ATGTTTCGTTTGCGTCTGCTGCCTCTGCTTTCTCTCTTGCTGACCGCGCCCTCCGCCTTTGCCGCGCGCACAGGCCCGCCGACAATGCCGGAGGTGCCAGCGGAGATTGCTCCGGCCATCGAGATCCTCCAGCCCGGGGTGAAAATGACGCTGCTGGCGGAGCATCCTGACTTGGTGACCCCCACTGGCATCGATGTGGATGCCAAGGACCAAATCTGGTTGATCGCCTGCCACACCCACTTCCGCCCCGCCAACTACCCCGGCCCCGCCAAGGATGAGATCCTCATCTTCGATGCCGAGGGCAAGAACCGGCGCGTCTTTTACAACCGCACCGAGGCGACGATGAATCTGCTGCACGGCCCCGATGGCTGGCTGTATCTGGCCGAGCGCTCCCGCATCCTGCGAGTGAAGGACAGCGATGGCGACGGCATGGGCGATGTGGAGGAGACACTGGCCCGCCTAGAGACGGTGGAGGATTACCCGCACAACGGCCTCAGCGGCATGGCCTGGCATCCCGATGGTGGTTTGGTCTTTTCGCTGGGAGAAAACTTTGCCAAAGAATGGACCCTGATCGGCCAGGATGGCACCCGCCTCACGGGCCGTGGCGAGGGCGGAATCTTCCGCTGCGCCGCTGATGGAAAGGGACTGCGTCGCATTGCCCGTGGCTTTTGGAATCCCTTTGGCCTGCGAGTGACCAAAGCGGGGGAAATCTTTGCCGCCGAGAATGATCCCGGTAGCCGTCCTCCCTGTCGTCTCCTGCACATCGTGGAAGGGGCCGACTACGGTTACCAGCGCACCTATGGCAATGCCGCAGTGCACCCCTTTGTGGCCTGGAACGGTGAACTGCGGGGGACACTCGGGATGGTGCATCCTTGCGGTGAAGGCCCTTGTTCCATCCTGGATCTCGGTGGCGGCGTGCTGATCCCCTCCTGGAGCGATCATCGCCTGGATTACTTCCCCCTCACCCGCCAGGGCGCGGGTTATCGGGCCGAGCGGATCGAGCTTCTGCATGGCAGCGATTTCTTCCGCCCGGTCGGCATGGCGCGCGGTCCCGATGGCACGCTGTATCTCACGGATTGGGTCTTCAGCTCCTATCCCATCCATGGCCGAGGACGACTTTGGAAGCTGGAGGTGGACCCAAAACTTGCCACCTGGATCAAACCGCTGACCGATCCCCACAATGAAGCCACTGCCCTGGCACAAAAGCTCCGCTCTGGCGAAGAGACGCCCGAGCTCGCACAGCTCATGGGCTGGGCGAAAGGCAGCGACCCCTACATCCGCGATGCCGCCCTCACCGCCCTAGCCCGCAGCAGCAAAGACTGGACCCCCGAGAGTGTGCAAGCCATGCCCGCCGAGGATCAACCGTGGGCCGTGGTGGCGCTCCGCCAAGCCGACTTCAACGATGAAAAATGGGCACGGTCCTTGTTAGGTAGCACAAACCCTGAGGTTCAGTTTGAATGCCTGCGCTGGATCTCCGATGCGGACATGAAGAGCTTTGCCCCCGATGTGGAGCACCTGCTGACGAAGCCGGATCTGAGTTACCGCCTCTTTGAAGCCGCCCTCGCCACCTGGAACACCCTGCGTGGTGAACCCGAGGCAGGTGTGACCAGTCCCGATGTCCTCGCGGCCCGAGTGCAAGACACCGCCTCACCACCGCTCATCCGCTCCTACGCCCTGCGTCTGCTGCCTCCCACGCACAAGAGCCTAACCATCTCTTTGCTCAAGGAACTCCTGGCTCTGAACCAACCCCGCCTCACCGCCGAGGTGGCGCAGTGCCTCGCGGGCCGCAACGCGCCCGAGGCCTATGCCGTGTTGGCCGAGATCGCCGCGAACCCTGCTCTCTCTCTGCCCCCACGGCTCACCGCCATTGCCGCGCTCTCCATCTCCCCAAGGCCCGAAGACCTGGACCTCGTGGTGAAGCTGGCCGGAGATCAAGAGCCCGCCATCCAGCAGGAGGCCCAGCGTGCGCTGCGTTTCACCACGCATGACAAACTCTTCGCGCTGAATCCCCTGCGCCCCCCTTTCAGCGACACCACCGCGTGGCTGCGCTTGTTGGACTCACTCCCAGGTCAGGCGGATGTGGAGGCCGGACGCCGACTGTTTTTCCATCCCAAGATCGGCCTCTGTGCGAGCTGCCATCGCCACACGGGCCGGGGGAATATCGTCGGCCCGGACTTAACCTTCGTCGCCGCCCAGGGAGATCGCACCGCCATCCTGCGCAGCATCTTAGAACCTCAGCGAGAAGTGGCTCCGCAGTTTTATCCCATCCAGCTCAAGCTGGCCGATGGCTCCGACTTCATCGGCATCCTCCTACGCTCCTCAGATACGGAAGTGTATCGCGATATCACGGGCAAAGAACGCACCTTTAAGAAGCATGAGATCCTCAGTCGCACCGAGCTCAAAACCTCCCTCATGCCCCCGGGCCTTGTCGCTTCGCTCACCGATGCCGAGCTGCGGGATCTGCTGGCCTTTCTGATGACGCCCGCTGCGCAGTGA
- a CDS encoding YggS family pyridoxal phosphate-dependent enzyme: MSDLTDRLQEIRHRIAEAAQRSGRVADAVDLLAVSKTYPVEVIQEAVEAGQVMFGENRVQEILLKQPQLPGRLQWHLIGPLQSNKVRKVLPLVQMIHAVDSVSIAQDINRIAGELGLHPKVLLEINLAAESSKHGFTPQVIREQLETLYGLDRLYIQGVMCIPPFDPVAEKTRKYFTQLRQIRDELEKLGGAPLPVLSMGMSHDFDVAIEEGATIVRVGSAIFGSRAAKA, translated from the coding sequence ATGTCAGACCTTACCGATCGTCTTCAAGAGATTCGTCACCGCATTGCGGAGGCCGCGCAACGCTCAGGCCGCGTCGCCGATGCCGTGGATCTGCTGGCGGTTTCGAAAACCTATCCTGTCGAAGTCATCCAGGAGGCCGTCGAGGCAGGGCAGGTGATGTTTGGCGAGAACCGTGTGCAGGAGATCTTGCTCAAGCAGCCGCAACTGCCCGGACGTCTCCAGTGGCATCTCATCGGGCCTTTGCAGTCCAATAAAGTGCGCAAGGTGCTGCCTCTGGTGCAGATGATTCACGCCGTGGATAGCGTCTCGATCGCTCAGGACATCAATCGCATCGCGGGTGAGCTGGGCTTGCACCCCAAAGTGCTGCTGGAGATCAATCTGGCGGCGGAGTCTTCGAAGCACGGTTTCACACCTCAAGTGATCCGTGAGCAACTGGAGACCCTGTATGGTCTGGATCGCCTGTATATCCAGGGAGTCATGTGCATCCCGCCCTTTGATCCCGTGGCGGAAAAGACCCGCAAGTATTTCACTCAACTCCGGCAGATCCGGGATGAGCTGGAAAAGCTCGGTGGAGCCCCGCTCCCGGTGCTCTCCATGGGCATGAGCCATGACTTTGACGTGGCCATTGAAGAAGGGGCCACCATCGTCCGCGTCGGCAGCGCCATCTTTGGTTCGCGTGCGGCCAAGGCGTGA
- a CDS encoding MOSC domain-containing protein, translating to MPVLEAIYIAPARGQPMQRVERVVAMAGQGLVGDRYAAGLGYYSGRYDCEVTLIEAEVLESVAGEDHLPVLEGQHRRNLVTRGLDLRSLQGQRLKIGEVLLEYHRPRPPCDYLQRITQPGMTKALGRGAGIGMRVICGGLLREGMVINVEETASFTRWLP from the coding sequence ATGCCAGTGCTGGAAGCCATTTACATCGCTCCGGCGCGGGGGCAGCCCATGCAGCGGGTGGAAAGGGTGGTGGCTATGGCTGGGCAAGGACTGGTCGGGGATCGCTATGCCGCAGGGCTGGGATATTACTCGGGTCGCTATGACTGCGAGGTGACTTTGATCGAAGCCGAGGTTCTCGAATCCGTAGCTGGCGAGGATCATTTGCCAGTGTTAGAGGGCCAACATCGAAGGAATTTGGTAACGCGTGGTTTGGACCTCCGCTCTCTCCAAGGCCAGCGCCTCAAGATTGGAGAAGTGCTGCTGGAATACCATCGTCCCCGGCCCCCCTGTGACTACCTCCAGCGGATCACCCAGCCCGGCATGACCAAGGCCCTCGGGCGTGGTGCGGGGATTGGCATGCGAGTGATCTGTGGTGGATTACTGAGAGAAGGGATGGTGATCAATGTGGAGGAAACTGCCTCTTTCACACGGTGGTTACCTTGA
- a CDS encoding alpha/beta hydrolase, whose protein sequence is MLSRALALTFLGFSLASLQAAEPEVRIEKNIPYLPADRKEKADLYLPPTNEQKHPGVVIIHGGGWTSGIKDAAREINIGTTLASHGYVCMSIDYLLHDSKSEQPCWPQNLHDCKTAVRWLRANAERLHLDPDHIGVIGGSAGGHLASMVGVTQAKDGLDPAGPYGEFSCAVNCVVDMYGPVDVAAWKDVSALRTTRAANPALYKQFTVSTYLDKNDPPFLILHGTADKTVDVSQSVAFDKVLTEHGIEHHLEIIPDAPHTFHLQPKQKDLRPLVLAFFDKHLKPAAK, encoded by the coding sequence ATGCTATCTCGTGCACTTGCTCTGACTTTCCTCGGCTTCAGTCTCGCTTCTCTTCAGGCGGCGGAGCCGGAGGTTCGTATCGAAAAGAACATCCCCTACCTGCCTGCGGATCGGAAAGAAAAGGCCGATCTCTATCTTCCTCCCACGAATGAGCAGAAGCATCCCGGCGTGGTGATCATCCATGGCGGGGGCTGGACCAGTGGCATCAAGGATGCGGCGCGTGAGATCAATATCGGCACCACCCTGGCCTCTCACGGGTATGTCTGCATGAGCATCGACTACCTGCTGCACGACTCCAAGAGTGAGCAACCCTGCTGGCCGCAGAATCTGCATGACTGCAAGACGGCCGTGCGCTGGCTGCGAGCCAATGCCGAGCGCCTGCATCTGGACCCGGATCACATCGGTGTCATCGGCGGCTCCGCTGGCGGGCACCTGGCCAGCATGGTGGGCGTGACCCAGGCTAAGGATGGCCTCGATCCCGCAGGGCCTTATGGCGAGTTCTCCTGTGCGGTGAACTGCGTGGTGGATATGTATGGCCCGGTGGATGTCGCCGCATGGAAAGACGTCTCCGCCCTGCGCACGACCCGCGCGGCCAATCCAGCCCTCTACAAGCAGTTTACCGTGTCCACCTATCTGGATAAGAACGATCCACCTTTCCTCATCCTCCATGGCACCGCCGATAAAACGGTGGATGTGAGCCAATCCGTGGCATTTGATAAGGTGCTGACGGAGCACGGCATCGAGCATCACCTGGAGATCATCCCCGATGCGCCTCACACCTTTCATCTCCAGCCGAAACAGAAGGACCTACGCCCGCTCGTGCTGGCCTTTTTTGACAAGCATCTGAAGCCTGCGGCAAAGTGA
- a CDS encoding SDR family NAD(P)-dependent oxidoreductase gives MSSSKTFSQAEWDTCIKVLQVLSRDPDAALDVMTLKGLVTKLSRDAKKRQRNEAATQDRQLISQTRLWQANAEANHPVLPMATSSVADQASNSVGRLHAPRACYVCKGPFSQVHHHYHMLCPPCAEINEARRSARVDLSGRTALITGGRIKIGWQLALRLLRDGARVIVTTRFPHDAALRFAKEMDCQDWRDRLVIHGLDFRNVTGLENFIRHLLETESALDILINNAAQTIRRSPAFYEHLRETELVPLPAHVPTWVSSGFGQLAAPASETLAAMPQDALPWLPAKMLDADGQQVDLTPTNSWTARAGDVSTAELLEVLLVSQSAPFLLASRLRPLMQRSSFSPRFVVNVSAMEGQFNRPSKTASHPHTNMAKAALNMFTRTSAQDFATDAIWMNSVDTGWVTDENPFPKKTRILSEQHFIPPLDAEDGMARVYDPIIRGTTQPDVPCWGNFFKDYQPYPW, from the coding sequence ATGAGCAGTTCCAAAACCTTCAGCCAAGCCGAGTGGGATACCTGCATCAAAGTATTGCAGGTGTTGTCGCGTGACCCGGATGCTGCATTGGACGTCATGACCCTCAAAGGGTTGGTGACCAAGCTGTCTCGGGATGCCAAAAAGCGGCAACGAAATGAAGCGGCTACTCAGGACCGGCAGTTAATCTCCCAAACCCGCCTCTGGCAGGCCAATGCGGAGGCTAATCATCCGGTGCTTCCTATGGCGACATCATCTGTGGCAGATCAGGCATCGAATAGCGTGGGTAGGCTGCATGCACCCCGGGCGTGTTATGTCTGTAAAGGGCCTTTCAGCCAGGTTCATCATCACTATCATATGCTGTGTCCGCCTTGTGCGGAGATCAACGAGGCTCGGAGATCGGCGCGTGTGGATCTGTCAGGCCGCACGGCCTTGATCACTGGAGGTCGGATTAAAATCGGTTGGCAGCTTGCTCTTCGGCTGTTGCGTGATGGTGCTCGGGTCATCGTCACCACGCGTTTTCCTCATGATGCAGCACTGCGGTTTGCCAAAGAGATGGATTGTCAGGACTGGCGAGACAGGCTGGTGATCCATGGACTGGATTTTAGGAATGTGACGGGGCTGGAGAACTTCATCCGTCATTTGTTGGAGACAGAGTCTGCGCTCGATATCTTGATCAACAATGCGGCGCAGACCATTCGTCGGTCACCGGCTTTTTATGAGCACTTACGGGAAACGGAGTTGGTGCCCTTACCCGCGCATGTGCCTACTTGGGTAAGTTCGGGATTCGGCCAACTGGCTGCGCCTGCTTCAGAAACCTTGGCCGCTATGCCCCAAGATGCATTGCCTTGGCTGCCCGCGAAAATGCTGGATGCAGATGGTCAGCAGGTGGACCTCACTCCAACGAATAGCTGGACGGCGCGTGCCGGAGATGTCTCGACGGCAGAATTGCTGGAGGTGCTGCTGGTCAGTCAGAGTGCGCCCTTCTTGTTGGCCAGCCGATTGCGTCCGCTGATGCAGCGCAGCTCTTTTTCGCCCCGGTTTGTGGTGAATGTCTCTGCCATGGAGGGGCAGTTTAATCGTCCGAGTAAGACTGCCTCGCATCCTCATACCAACATGGCTAAAGCGGCGCTGAATATGTTTACTCGGACGAGTGCACAAGACTTTGCCACTGATGCCATTTGGATGAACAGTGTGGATACGGGGTGGGTCACTGATGAGAATCCGTTTCCCAAAAAGACACGCATTCTCAGCGAGCAGCATTTCATTCCGCCTCTGGATGCGGAGGATGGTATGGCACGAGTTTATGATCCGATCATTCGCGGGACCACTCAGCCTGATGTGCCGTGTTGGGGAAACTTTTTCAAAGACTATCAGCCCTATCCTTGGTGA
- the folP gene encoding dihydropteroate synthase: protein MKFIWRIHGKEHDLTQRGLVMGIVNVTPDSFSDGGRYHDTGRAVEHALELATEGADILDIGGESTRPGAEPVSEADELKRVLPVIHAVRSQTQALISIDTMKASVARAALDAGADIINDVTGLRGDPMMSRVAAETDAGLVVMHMIGTPRTMQQQPQYADVVAEVCAYFEERLRVLEEQGIAPQRIVLDPGFGFGKTLEHNATLMQALPKLTVQERPVLVGVSRKSMIKQLLESEAVEDRDWPTVALTSHTRELGARIFRVHDVKPNAQALRMTEAILG, encoded by the coding sequence ATGAAATTCATCTGGCGCATCCACGGCAAGGAGCATGACCTCACCCAGCGCGGCCTGGTCATGGGCATCGTCAATGTCACGCCGGATTCTTTTTCCGATGGCGGACGTTATCACGATACTGGCCGGGCAGTGGAACATGCCCTGGAGCTCGCAACAGAGGGGGCTGACATTCTCGACATCGGGGGCGAGTCCACCCGCCCAGGAGCCGAGCCCGTCTCCGAAGCGGATGAACTCAAACGCGTACTGCCCGTGATCCATGCCGTGAGGTCACAAACCCAGGCGCTCATTTCGATTGATACCATGAAGGCCAGCGTCGCCCGTGCCGCGCTGGATGCCGGGGCCGATATCATCAACGACGTCACCGGCCTGCGGGGAGATCCCATGATGTCGCGAGTGGCCGCTGAGACCGATGCGGGCCTCGTGGTCATGCACATGATCGGCACCCCACGCACCATGCAGCAGCAGCCGCAGTATGCCGATGTCGTCGCTGAGGTGTGTGCCTATTTTGAAGAGCGCCTACGCGTGCTGGAGGAGCAAGGCATCGCGCCCCAGCGCATCGTCCTCGACCCCGGCTTCGGCTTTGGTAAAACTCTGGAGCACAATGCCACGCTCATGCAGGCCCTGCCAAAGTTGACCGTCCAAGAACGCCCCGTGCTGGTGGGCGTGTCACGCAAGAGCATGATCAAACAACTGCTGGAAAGCGAAGCCGTGGAAGACCGAGATTGGCCCACGGTCGCGCTCACCTCCCACACCCGCGAACTCGGTGCCCGCATCTTTCGAGTGCATGATGTGAAGCCCAACGCTCAAGCCCTGCGCATGACCGAGGCGATTTTAGGGTGA
- a CDS encoding pirin family protein, whose translation MKTQIRKSHERGHADHGWLDSHHTFSFADYYDPAHMGFRSLRVINQDRVAPGGGFPTHPHRDMEIFSYVLEGSLAHKDSLGNGRELKPGQIQLMSAGKGVLHSEFNPSRSDPAHFLQIWIQPQARSLVPSYTEWHPDPALEKEPKVLVISPDGRENSAVIHQDAEVYRVRLEDEAQVTHEVKTGRGVWFQLIRGQVTANGQTLNPGDALSTEDAGTLTLTSSGETEGLLFDLG comes from the coding sequence ATGAAAACCCAAATTCGCAAATCCCACGAACGAGGCCACGCCGACCACGGCTGGCTGGACAGCCACCACACCTTCAGCTTTGCCGACTACTATGATCCCGCTCACATGGGCTTCCGCAGTCTGCGAGTGATCAATCAAGATCGAGTTGCCCCCGGTGGAGGTTTCCCCACACACCCGCACCGGGACATGGAAATCTTCAGCTACGTGCTGGAGGGTTCCCTGGCCCACAAGGACAGCCTCGGCAACGGCCGCGAGCTGAAACCTGGACAGATCCAGCTCATGAGCGCTGGTAAAGGGGTGCTGCACAGTGAGTTCAACCCCTCCCGCTCAGACCCGGCCCATTTCCTGCAAATCTGGATCCAGCCCCAGGCTCGCAGTCTCGTGCCCAGCTACACCGAATGGCATCCTGATCCTGCTTTGGAGAAGGAACCCAAGGTGCTGGTCATCTCCCCCGACGGACGTGAAAACTCCGCGGTCATCCACCAGGATGCTGAGGTGTATCGTGTGCGCTTGGAGGATGAGGCTCAAGTCACTCACGAGGTGAAAACCGGTCGTGGGGTGTGGTTCCAGCTCATCAGAGGTCAAGTCACCGCCAACGGTCAGACCCTGAACCCAGGCGATGCCCTCAGCACGGAGGATGCAGGCACCTTGACCCTGACCTCGTCCGGAGAAACCGAGGGCTTGCTCTTTGATCTGGGTTGA